In the genome of Pleurocapsa minor HA4230-MV1, one region contains:
- a CDS encoding DUF4112 domain-containing protein, producing MKTELSPKQISKLTRLRRVSRILDNAIAIPGTKISFGLDPILGLIPGGGDTITGGIAAYIVVEAARMGVPREILGKMVGNILIDSFAGTVPVVGDLFDLGWKANVKNLELLEKHLDLTKSSKSDRLFIFGLILVLALIVVGFAVITFFTVTWFWHLITN from the coding sequence ATGAAAACAGAACTTTCTCCCAAACAGATTAGTAAACTTACAAGGTTGCGTCGTGTTAGTAGAATCTTGGATAATGCGATCGCCATTCCTGGCACTAAGATCAGTTTTGGGTTAGATCCCATTTTAGGTTTAATTCCTGGAGGTGGTGATACCATCACAGGTGGCATTGCTGCCTATATTGTGGTTGAAGCTGCCAGAATGGGCGTTCCTCGCGAGATTTTGGGAAAAATGGTCGGCAATATTTTGATTGATTCTTTTGCTGGTACTGTCCCTGTGGTGGGGGATTTATTCGATTTAGGTTGGAAAGCTAACGTTAAAAATCTGGAATTATTAGAAAAGCATCTCGATCTGACAAAATCGAGTAAAAGCGATCGCTTATTTATTTTTGGCTTAATTCTTGTGCTTGCCTTAATCGTCGTGGGATTCGCCGTAATTACTTTTTTCACCGTCACTTGGTTTTGGCATCTGATAACTAACTAA
- a CDS encoding DUF1499 domain-containing protein yields the protein MPRLISIIVGILIALSSSLIFSAPAFAAIGLDNGHLSACPSSPNCVVSQDGDLDHIIEPIAYQGDRTTAKETLLKVLSVVPRTKVIENTDNYIHAESTSRIFKFVDDAEFYFPEDQNIIQVRSAARVGESDLGVNRRRIEQIRLAMEDLGN from the coding sequence GTGCCTCGTTTAATTTCAATTATTGTCGGTATTCTTATTGCTCTATCCAGCAGTCTCATCTTTTCTGCTCCTGCCTTTGCAGCGATTGGTTTAGATAATGGTCATTTGTCTGCTTGTCCTAGTTCACCTAACTGCGTTGTTAGTCAAGATGGCGATCTAGACCATATAATTGAGCCTATTGCTTATCAAGGCGATCGCACTACGGCAAAAGAAACTCTCTTGAAAGTACTGTCTGTTGTTCCTCGTACCAAAGTGATCGAAAATACTGATAACTATATTCACGCTGAGTCTACCAGTCGTATTTTTAAGTTTGTCGATGATGCTGAATTTTATTTTCCTGAAGATCAAAACATCATTCAGGTTAGATCTGCTGCGCGGGTAGGTGAATCAGACTTGGGCGTTAATCGCCGACGGATTGAGCAAATTCGCCTGGCAATGGAAGATTTGGGTAATTAA